GCTGATGAGCTAATCGAACTCATGCACCAAAAACCAAATTGGTTTAAAGAATATTTTTGTTGCCCAATAATCGGAAAAAACTGTATCGAAGGAAGCTCAGACAAAACAAGTTGTGAGGCAAAAATTGGTATCTTTGCCTTTAAACCTAAAAATAACACAGACAAGCTAAACAAACTTTATTGTGAAAAATATACAAACAGAGTCGGTGTTCAGCTTCACAACAGGATTTTATCAACTCAAAACTTGATGCACATCAGCTTTGTCAAAAAACTCGTCCACGATATTGGGCATAACGTTATTGTGCCTAATATGTATTTCAAACTCTTAATTCAACAACTATACAGCAAAATAGAAAACCTTTCTCACTTAAAATATTCCATACTGCGAGAAAAACCTTCGTATGATGAAATAACAGGCGATATACACGCCTTACATCAAAGTTTGGAAGAACAATATACCGAAATATATCACCACTTTCAACAAACCAGCTTGTTCTTAGAAGCCTTGTTGCGCCAAAGCCATTTTGATCAAGGACGTTATGTCTTAAACTGTAGCCAAGTCAGTTTAATGGAAAAAATTATTCTGCCCCAACTCGAACGCTATACCTCTCGCATGAAAGAAAGAAATATTCTTTTGACCTTACCCGAATATGATCTTGCAACGGATCAAGACATTATAGTCTCTGCTGATATTGGTCTTTTAAGCCAAGTTATGGCAAATTTTTTATCTAACGCAGTAAAATATACTCAACCAACACCAACTTCAAACGTAAAAAAAGTACGTTGCACTGTCGAAATTTTACCCAACCACTTTAAAGATCAAGAAAGCGGTGTTAAGGTTTCGCTTATCTCAAGCGGTCCTTTAATTGACCAAGAAGATGCAGTCCATCTTTTTGAAGATAACTTTCGAGCCTCAAACTCAAAAAATGAAAACGGAACCGGACACGGATTGCATTTTGTAAAAGAAATGATTGCACAACACAGTGGCGAAATCGGGTATGAAGTTATAGATAACTCAAATTCATTCTATTTTATTTTGCCTTGTTCTACAACAACATGCACCGCAGATTTATAATACAAAACGACTAAAAACTACTTTATCATAAAGAAAACACCATAAAAAAAAGACGGGCAAAAAGCCCGTCTTTAAACATCTGTGGTTTTAACCGACAGCCAAAAGAGTATTATACACAACCTGTTGGTTTAGGTAATCCACTCATTTTACAGGCACCTTTACCAGGACCTGAAGGGAACAATTCATAAACTTCTTTCAATTTGAAACCGGTGTTTTTAGAAAGAATACGAACCATAGGAGCGATACCATTCTTTCTGTAGTAATCTTGCAAGAAGTCAAGAATCTTTTGGTGATCAGGAGTAATGTCGGTGATACCTTCTGAGTCTTTTACATACTCCATCCAATCTGGGTTCCAATCATCAAAACGTAAGAGGAAACCATCTTCGTCAACTTCAAACTCATGACCTTTATAAGTAATACTTGCCATAATTCGTCCTCCTTGGACTCAATGTTTTTTATTTAAACAACCTAACACAGATTTGTTTATATTAAAAATTGGTTTACGCTAAAAAGCCTTAACTAATAGACATATAAACTGCCTGACTACATCAAACGATATTATAAAAAAACTTTGTTGTGAAATTAGAAATATTTTCTTAAACGGAATATTTATTTTTGTCAATTTTTTTAAAAGCAAAAGACATAAAACAAATCAACTATCTCGTTTAAGATAATGCCACAAAATAAAAATTAAATCAAGTCAGTTTCAAAAAAGAGATAAGATTAAATAGATAAATCAAACCAACAAGTTAATGATGAAGGATATTTATCAATAAAATTACGACTTAAAGGCGTTCGTTACAACGCTTGATTTTTGGGCATAAACCAAAGGGAAATTAGCTTTAACTTCTTCTATTATTTCCGCTTCGCAAGTTATATCTCTTATGCGAATATAAACCCTGCGAACAGGTGCGTCTTCTGCTTCGATAGACGTCAAAATAGAAACGATTCTTGCCCCCTTACTTCTTAACAAGTCGACTATCGGCTTTAAAGTTCCCGGGGCATTTTCCAAATCAAAAGCCAATTGCAGACCGCCTTGTTGAATTCCGGTAATGGCAATAAAAACTTTAAATAGGTCGCTGTCTGTAATTATTCCCTCTATTCGCCCTAAATCATCAACAACGGGCATTCCGCCGATATTAAGCTCAACAAGTTTAAGGGCAACCATCTCAACAGAGTCCTCAGCCCGCACACAAAAAGGCTTTTTGGTCATAATATCTTTAATTTTTAACTCAGACAACAAATAATGCAACTCGTGCATATCAAGGGTTGTTGCTTTAGACGGCGATGCTTGTTTAATATCCCTGTCTGAAATAATTCCGACAACTTTACGCGAAGCTTCATCAATAACAGGCAAACGCCCAACGTTTTTTTCCTGCATTAAACGCTTGGCTTTCATCATTGAGGTATCGGGGGTAACAGTTATTACATCTGTTGTCATCCACTCTTTAATAAGCATTGTCAGCACCTCTTCATAAACAAGATAAAAAAGTTAAAAAGAATTATTTTACAAACTCACAAAAAATTATAGTAAAATCATACAACAATTGTTATAAGGAAACAGCAATTTTTAATATTTCAAAAAAATTATTCTATTGCAACAACTTTAAAGCGATATATAACCCCTTGAAACATAATTTTCTATATGTATATACAATACTAAGTAGGACTCTAATATGACAAAAGATACATTTTTTGTAAATAGCCGAGACGTTTTATTACAAATTACATTATTAACTGTTGGTTGTTCTATTTATGCCTTTGGCGTTAAGAGTATACTCGTACCTCAAGAATTCATCAGTGGCGGAATTTTCGGACTTGGTATGTTAATCTATTATGCTTCCGGAATTTTAAGCCC
This region of Desulfovibrio litoralis DSM 11393 genomic DNA includes:
- a CDS encoding sensor histidine kinase translates to MKTDKVKEKLLVDEEFVSLRIKDKINDFNNYAFSKEQSYALNIFFDLAQEFNSTDRLYTLAVLVADIFFDLESQLFVLDSIFQHNIGTTTTPSLILKASTVTQNSDDLKADELIELMHQKPNWFKEYFCCPIIGKNCIEGSSDKTSCEAKIGIFAFKPKNNTDKLNKLYCEKYTNRVGVQLHNRILSTQNLMHISFVKKLVHDIGHNVIVPNMYFKLLIQQLYSKIENLSHLKYSILREKPSYDEITGDIHALHQSLEEQYTEIYHHFQQTSLFLEALLRQSHFDQGRYVLNCSQVSLMEKIILPQLERYTSRMKERNILLTLPEYDLATDQDIIVSADIGLLSQVMANFLSNAVKYTQPTPTSNVKKVRCTVEILPNHFKDQESGVKVSLISSGPLIDQEDAVHLFEDNFRASNSKNENGTGHGLHFVKEMIAQHSGEIGYEVIDNSNSFYFILPCSTTTCTADL
- a CDS encoding TusE/DsrC/DsvC family sulfur relay protein; protein product: MASITYKGHEFEVDEDGFLLRFDDWNPDWMEYVKDSEGITDITPDHQKILDFLQDYYRKNGIAPMVRILSKNTGFKLKEVYELFPSGPGKGACKMSGLPKPTGCV
- a CDS encoding CBS and ACT domain-containing protein, which produces MLIKEWMTTDVITVTPDTSMMKAKRLMQEKNVGRLPVIDEASRKVVGIISDRDIKQASPSKATTLDMHELHYLLSELKIKDIMTKKPFCVRAEDSVEMVALKLVELNIGGMPVVDDLGRIEGIITDSDLFKVFIAITGIQQGGLQLAFDLENAPGTLKPIVDLLRSKGARIVSILTSIEAEDAPVRRVYIRIRDITCEAEIIEEVKANFPLVYAQKSSVVTNAFKS